CCTTCGGCGGCTAGAATGCGTTGCCTGTGCGGGGCTTCTGCTTTGAAGAAGAGCGCTTCTAGAACCTGCTTCGATGCGACCTCGTGCTCGAAGTCACTGCACGTTAGTACCTTCTTGAGTTTTCGGCACGTCATGTATGGGAAGCGGATGCAGAGCGCAAGGCGTGAACCAAGAATCTTTCTACGCTCTTCCAATGAACTGTACTTCCCCCTTGCCCATTTCAACACGAAATCATAAACAGCATCCTCAGAAGCAATTTGGAGATCGTCGCTCGATAGTATCGCCTCGATTCCAGCCAAGGGCAAGGCCATAACCTCTTCTTGATACCTGTACAAAGAATGGTAACGCATGAATACAAGAATTTTTACAAGATTCGATTAGAGTCTTGGACTGACTTGGTAATATCCTTGTAGCGGGAGGCAAGGAACTGCTTGGCAGCATCGGTTAGAGGTTGGACTGCTTCAGCCATTAAAACAGTGGAGGGAAGGTCGAGATAGAGCAAAGCGGAATCGGGGGTCATAGGCAAGTTGCGGAGAAGTCTGCTGCAATACCTCATGCAGGATGCAACCTCAAACATGTCAGCAGCCATAAGCACGTCTAGTAAAGCAGGTGCTGTTGTGACCGTTAGAGAGCTGCTGTACATAAAGTTCAAAAGCTCCATCAAAGCACCTTCCTCTgccataaacattaaaaaaaaagaaaaaacagagcaaaaagaaaaatcaacaaTGTGAGCTCTCCAAAGGAACAAagaatcaaaaagaaaacaaaagcttgCAATGAAAATTGGGGTACCTTGTGCACTAATTCTAAGGGTTACATGTCTTTGTGCTGATTCCCTCATTCCATTGGAGAAGAGCTACAGCAAAAGACACGGTTATTATCCTATGTATGAGAGGAAACAATAAGGATATAGAAAGGTACCTTGTAGAAAAAGGGGCTTTTAGCAGCCAAGATAGGAGAACTAATATGAAGTTCCTTAACATTAACAACAGTGGAATGGTCCTCCATTCCCCAGTTTCGTTCACTAGATGCATCCTCATCACCTGTAAAAacattcttttgttttttaataacattttagaGCCCAAAAGAGAAAGCTTGAATGCAATCAAGTACCTGATAGAGCCTCTTCCAACATTGCATCTCCTTGATCGTCACCACCAGGACAACAATCATCCATGTCAGGTTGGTTGTCATCGGTTATAATCTGCTCTTCAGGACATGACACAATGTCTGAAAc
This is a stretch of genomic DNA from Raphanus sativus cultivar WK10039 unplaced genomic scaffold, ASM80110v3 Scaffold0947, whole genome shotgun sequence. It encodes these proteins:
- the LOC108837285 gene encoding BTB/POZ domain-containing protein At2g46260; amino-acid sequence: MRGCDLFDPKTTEMDSTSFSRGDSSPGADFGFAFNDSNFSDRLLRIEILGDGDEGCCTSMADWARHRKMRREDHNNGVGDIVSCPEEQIITDDNQPDMDDCCPGGDDQGDAMLEEALSGDEDASSERNWGMEDHSTVVNVKELHISSPILAAKSPFFYKLFSNGMRESAQRHVTLRISAQEEGALMELLNFMYSSSLTVTTAPALLDVLMAADMFEVASCMRYCSRLLRNLPMTPDSALLYLDLPSTVLMAEAVQPLTDAAKQFLASRYKDITKYQEEVMALPLAGIEAILSSDDLQIASEDAVYDFVLKWARGKYSSLEERRKILGSRLALCIRFPYMTCRKLKKVLTCSDFEHEVASKQVLEALFFKAEAPHRQRILAAEGSVSTKNRRFIERAYKYRPVKVVEFELPRPQCVVYLDLKREECAGLFPSGRVYSQAFHLGGQGFFLSAHCNMDQQSSFHCFGLFLGMQEKGAVSFGVDYEFAARQKPSQDYSSKYKGTYTFTGGKAVGYRNLFAIPWTSFIAEDSQYFINGVLHLRAELTINRP